The following are encoded together in the Danaus plexippus chromosome 15, MEX_DaPlex, whole genome shotgun sequence genome:
- the LOC116766560 gene encoding zinc finger matrin-type protein CG9776 isoform X4 yields MRHQKIALSKQREDYIKKAAILKKELDTLKDQRSELRGDNKRSPSPDTKRFLKENTKLQLEIQNKLKTINNVVDMLNGIIGEEADLNDTDTPTQERERERERGTKRKSRSPSNKKFNYVYYDPEMHWCRVCNEFPSTAKDYLNHLHSPAHHKMAAAHMEAPWHSVTGANEGFPSYPSAPTKRTPIRGLQFFVPSSAWYCKLCDVFIGDLHCASAHLKCVQHSKNYTNFVEQNPHWETDWMSDRQKALEKARAGNKVKLEDKPAYTAHTITFNKDGFHTKRKTDSPSRASDTDKKKKKEKKKKSKRKKSSSSSSDSSSSGSDSEPKKKKKSKKSKNKFEEEKLTEWMSSIQMERLNDNDRKLLDNIKSRIKMDKDDRREKREQRDPARQYRDERRESRSRDERDRRDERRRDERRDERHERRDDGREERHERRDDGREDRHERRDEGRDERTDAKKTDIRKMMPFIGKMPVYKNLTKTSKTEEPKKEEKKKKEDEATKKRRVEMDAEIQKKVAEFKEKIAKAQLERQQAEQMPSLLGAMPGTLPGTMPPAMTHAFLPPPPAPTAPAHLPKDFQDALDIIFPSEVKGDGQAEMYQTVPGLAPPGAFPGLMGGMMAPFQQLGLLAQPPVVVGFDVNTGMFQQQVYDAHVTPTTTTPADTTTTTTTTNDNKTPAHTGEVMEKKDPTSRNKEELEELALLGIDASDVGAGM; encoded by the exons ATGCGACACCAGAAAATAGCGTTGTCGAAACAAAGGGaggattatataaagaaagcCGCCATACTGAAGAAGGAGTTAGACACGCTCAAGGACCAACGTAGCGAACTCCGCGGGGACAACAAGAGGTCGCCCAGCCCGGACACTAAACGGTTCCTTAAAGAGAACACGAAGCTTCAG TTGGAGATCCAGAACAAGCTGAAGACCATCAACAATGTTGTGGACATGCTAAATGGTATTATAGGGGAGGAGGCCGACCTCAACGACACGGACACGCCCACCCAGGAACGGGAACGGGAACGGGAAAGAGGAACCAAGAGGAAGTCCAG gTCGCCCTCCAACAAGAAGTTCAACTACGTGTACTATGACCCCGAGATGCACTGGTGTCGCGTGTGTAACGAGTTCCCATCCACGGCCAAGGATTACCTCAACCATCTCCACTCGCCGGCTCATCACAA GATGGCGGCGGCTCACATGGAGGCGCCGTGGCACTCGGTGACGGGCGCCAACGAGGGGTTCCCTAGCTACCCGTCCGCACCCACCAAGAGAACTCCCATCAGAG GTCTCCAGTTCTTCGTGCCGTCGAGCGCCTGGTACTGCAAGCTGTGCGACGTGTTCATTGGTGATCTGCACTGTGCCTCCGCTCACCTCAAATGTGTGCAACATTCCAAGAACTACACG AATTTCGTGGAGCAGAATCCCCACTGGGAGACAGATTGGATGTCTGACAGACAGAAGGCGCTGGAAAAGGCTCGGGCCGGGAACAAGGTAAAGCTGGAAGACAAGCCGGCGTACACCGCGCACACCATCACCTTCAACAAGGACGGCTTCCACACCAAGAGAAAGACGGACAGCCCCAGCAGGGCCAGCGACACGgacaagaagaagaagaaagagaagaagaagaagagcAAGAGAAAGAAGAGCAGCAGCAGCAGCTCCGACTCCAGCTCGAGCGGCTCAGACAGTGAGcccaagaagaagaagaaaa GTAAAAAATCGAAGAATAAGTTTGAGGAGGAGAAGTTGACCGAGTGGATGTCCTCCATACAGATGGAGAGACTCAACGACAACGACAGAAAACTGCTGGACAACATCAAGTCCAG AATCAAGATGGACAAGGACGACAGGCGGGAGAAGAGGGAGCAACGAGACCCGGCCAGGCAGTACCG CGACGAGCGTCGCGAATCCCGATCGCGAGATGAAAGAGATCGGAGAGATGAGAGACGAAGAGATGAGCGCAGAGATGAGAGGCACGAGCGGAGAGATGACGGGAGAGAGGAGCGACATGAGCGGAGAGACGACGGGAGAGAGGATAGACATGAGCGGAGAGATGAGGGGAGAGACGAGAGGACGGACGCGAAGAAAACAGACATCAGGAAGATGATGCCCTTCATTG GAAAGATGCCGGTGTACAAGAATCTAACGAAGACGTCGAAAACAGAAGAACCAAAGAAAGAGgagaagaagaagaaagaaGACGAGGCCACCAAGAAGAGAAGAGTGGAGATGGACGCTGAGATACAGAAGAAG GTGGCGGAGTTCAAGGAGAAAATCGCGAAGGCCCAACTAGAGCGCCAGCAGGCGGAGCAGATGCCGTCTCTACTCGGAGCCATGCCGGGAACTCTGCCCGGGACGATGCCGCCCGCCATGACACACGCCTTCCTGCCGCCTCCGCC GGCTCCAACGGCGCCGGCTCACCTGCCCAAGGACTTCCAGGACGCTCTGGACATCATCTTCCCGTCGGAGGTGAAGGGCGACGGGCAGGCCGAGATGTACCAGACCGTGCCGGGTCTGGCGCCGCCCGGGGCCTTCCCGGGACTCATGGGCGGCATGATGGCTCCCTTTCAACAGCTGGGTCTGCTGGCTCAGCCGCCGGTCGTCGTGGGCTTCGACGTGAACACCGGCATGTTCCAGCAACAGGTGTACGACGCTCACGTCACCCCCACCACCACCACCCCCGCCgacaccaccaccaccaccaccaccaccaacGACAACAAGACGCCGGCTCACACCGGCGAAGTAATGGAGAAGAAGGACCCAACTTCCAGGAACAAGGAGGAGCTGGAGGAATTGGCGCTGCTCGGGATAGACGCCAGTGATGTAGGGGCCGGCATGTAA
- the LOC116766560 gene encoding zinc finger matrin-type protein CG9776 isoform X3 — protein sequence MYTKLKGNAYVGNYQPSYSGLYDDFPSVGGVPTAPQPPEISSWNQMSLPPPPAPTFNVEDQIKKEAAIESEMRHQKIALSKQREDYIKKAAILKKELDTLKDQRSELRGDNKRSPSPDTKRFLKENTKLQLEIQNKLKTINNVVDMLNGIIGEEADLNDTDTPTQERERERERGTKRKSRSPSNKKFNYVYYDPEMHWCRVCNEFPSTAKDYLNHLHSPAHHKMAAAHMEAPWHSVTGANEGFPSYPSAPTKRTPIRGLQFFVPSSAWYCKLCDVFIGDLHCASAHLKCVQHSKNYTNFVEQNPHWETDWMSDRQKALEKARAGNKVKLEDKPAYTAHTITFNKDGFHTKRKTDSPSRASDTDKKKKKEKKKKSKRKKSSSSSSDSSSSGSDSEPKKKKKSKKSKNKFEEEKLTEWMSSIQMERLNDNDRKLLDNIKSRIKMDKDDRREKREQRDPARQYRDERRESRSRDERDRRDERRRDERRDERHERRDDGREERHERRDDGREDRHERRDEGRDERTDAKKTDIRKMMPFIGKMPVYKNLTKTSKTEEPKKEEKKKKEDEATKKRRVEMDAEIQKKVAEFKEKIAKAQLERQQAEQMPSLLGAMPGTLPGTMPPAMTHAFLPPPPAPTAPAHLPKDFQDALDIIFPSEVKGDGQAEMYQTVPGLAPPGAFPGLMGGMMAPFQQLGLLAQPPVVVGFDVNTGMFQQQVYDAHVTPTTTTPADTTTTTTTTNDNKTPAHTGEVMEKKDPTSRNKEELEELALLGIDASDVGAGM from the exons CAGCTATTGAATCGGAAATGCGACACCAGAAAATAGCGTTGTCGAAACAAAGGGaggattatataaagaaagcCGCCATACTGAAGAAGGAGTTAGACACGCTCAAGGACCAACGTAGCGAACTCCGCGGGGACAACAAGAGGTCGCCCAGCCCGGACACTAAACGGTTCCTTAAAGAGAACACGAAGCTTCAG TTGGAGATCCAGAACAAGCTGAAGACCATCAACAATGTTGTGGACATGCTAAATGGTATTATAGGGGAGGAGGCCGACCTCAACGACACGGACACGCCCACCCAGGAACGGGAACGGGAACGGGAAAGAGGAACCAAGAGGAAGTCCAG gTCGCCCTCCAACAAGAAGTTCAACTACGTGTACTATGACCCCGAGATGCACTGGTGTCGCGTGTGTAACGAGTTCCCATCCACGGCCAAGGATTACCTCAACCATCTCCACTCGCCGGCTCATCACAA GATGGCGGCGGCTCACATGGAGGCGCCGTGGCACTCGGTGACGGGCGCCAACGAGGGGTTCCCTAGCTACCCGTCCGCACCCACCAAGAGAACTCCCATCAGAG GTCTCCAGTTCTTCGTGCCGTCGAGCGCCTGGTACTGCAAGCTGTGCGACGTGTTCATTGGTGATCTGCACTGTGCCTCCGCTCACCTCAAATGTGTGCAACATTCCAAGAACTACACG AATTTCGTGGAGCAGAATCCCCACTGGGAGACAGATTGGATGTCTGACAGACAGAAGGCGCTGGAAAAGGCTCGGGCCGGGAACAAGGTAAAGCTGGAAGACAAGCCGGCGTACACCGCGCACACCATCACCTTCAACAAGGACGGCTTCCACACCAAGAGAAAGACGGACAGCCCCAGCAGGGCCAGCGACACGgacaagaagaagaagaaagagaagaagaagaagagcAAGAGAAAGAAGAGCAGCAGCAGCAGCTCCGACTCCAGCTCGAGCGGCTCAGACAGTGAGcccaagaagaagaagaaaa GTAAAAAATCGAAGAATAAGTTTGAGGAGGAGAAGTTGACCGAGTGGATGTCCTCCATACAGATGGAGAGACTCAACGACAACGACAGAAAACTGCTGGACAACATCAAGTCCAG AATCAAGATGGACAAGGACGACAGGCGGGAGAAGAGGGAGCAACGAGACCCGGCCAGGCAGTACCG CGACGAGCGTCGCGAATCCCGATCGCGAGATGAAAGAGATCGGAGAGATGAGAGACGAAGAGATGAGCGCAGAGATGAGAGGCACGAGCGGAGAGATGACGGGAGAGAGGAGCGACATGAGCGGAGAGACGACGGGAGAGAGGATAGACATGAGCGGAGAGATGAGGGGAGAGACGAGAGGACGGACGCGAAGAAAACAGACATCAGGAAGATGATGCCCTTCATTG GAAAGATGCCGGTGTACAAGAATCTAACGAAGACGTCGAAAACAGAAGAACCAAAGAAAGAGgagaagaagaagaaagaaGACGAGGCCACCAAGAAGAGAAGAGTGGAGATGGACGCTGAGATACAGAAGAAG GTGGCGGAGTTCAAGGAGAAAATCGCGAAGGCCCAACTAGAGCGCCAGCAGGCGGAGCAGATGCCGTCTCTACTCGGAGCCATGCCGGGAACTCTGCCCGGGACGATGCCGCCCGCCATGACACACGCCTTCCTGCCGCCTCCGCC GGCTCCAACGGCGCCGGCTCACCTGCCCAAGGACTTCCAGGACGCTCTGGACATCATCTTCCCGTCGGAGGTGAAGGGCGACGGGCAGGCCGAGATGTACCAGACCGTGCCGGGTCTGGCGCCGCCCGGGGCCTTCCCGGGACTCATGGGCGGCATGATGGCTCCCTTTCAACAGCTGGGTCTGCTGGCTCAGCCGCCGGTCGTCGTGGGCTTCGACGTGAACACCGGCATGTTCCAGCAACAGGTGTACGACGCTCACGTCACCCCCACCACCACCACCCCCGCCgacaccaccaccaccaccaccaccaccaacGACAACAAGACGCCGGCTCACACCGGCGAAGTAATGGAGAAGAAGGACCCAACTTCCAGGAACAAGGAGGAGCTGGAGGAATTGGCGCTGCTCGGGATAGACGCCAGTGATGTAGGGGCCGGCATGTAA